From a region of the Nonlabens sp. Hel1_33_55 genome:
- a CDS encoding ABC transporter ATP-binding protein: protein MSIILKINNLEKTYTSGSKQLTVLKDVSFEVEKGQTFSIVGPSGSGKTTLLGLCAGLDQPNAGTVELCGHNLNELNQDERAQLRNKEVGFIFQNFQLLPTLTALENVSVPLELQGDKKASSRASELLQKVGLGDRLDHYPSQLSGGEQQRVALARAFSNRPSILFADEPTGNLDEETGEKVIKLLFDLNKDAGTTLVIISHDLDLAARTQQILRLKGGQILTNEPTAVI, encoded by the coding sequence ATGAGTATCATTTTAAAAATAAATAACCTAGAGAAAACATATACTAGTGGTTCCAAGCAATTGACGGTATTAAAAGATGTTTCCTTTGAGGTAGAAAAAGGTCAGACTTTTTCCATCGTCGGTCCGTCGGGTAGTGGTAAGACTACGTTATTGGGATTATGTGCAGGACTTGACCAACCTAACGCGGGAACGGTAGAACTTTGTGGCCATAATCTTAATGAATTGAACCAGGACGAGCGCGCGCAATTACGCAATAAAGAAGTTGGCTTCATTTTTCAGAATTTTCAATTGCTGCCAACACTTACCGCATTAGAAAATGTGAGCGTTCCTTTGGAATTGCAAGGTGACAAGAAAGCGAGTTCTAGAGCTAGCGAACTTTTGCAAAAAGTAGGTTTGGGAGATCGATTGGATCATTACCCATCACAATTATCTGGTGGCGAGCAACAGCGTGTGGCACTCGCACGAGCCTTTTCAAATAGGCCATCCATCTTGTTTGCAGATGAACCTACAGGTAATCTGGATGAAGAAACTGGAGAGAAAGTAATCAAACTGCTTTTTGATTTGAATAAAGATGCTGGTACTACGCTCGTGATTATTTCGCACGATCTGGATCTTGCCGCAAGAACCCAACAAATCTTGAGACTGAAAGGTGGCCAAATATTAACCAACGAACCTACTGCAGTAATTTGA
- a CDS encoding ABC transporter permease: MAWRDAKASKARLFLFMASIILGIAAVVSIQLFSQNLTDNIQRQSKSLMGADFIIDSDDIPNERAQTIIDSLQPDAKEVTFVSMIAFPKNGGTKLVDVRGIEGKFPFYGTIETIPSTAGDVYQTSGGALVDATLMLQYNIKPGDSIKIGELTLPIAGSLKSIPGSEGISTSVAPPVVIPFEYIEATELLQFGSRKEYQFFFNQPDADLNTLENIIEPKLDIEDADLDTHTSTSRRLGRRYENVGSYLNLAAFIALLLGCVGIASSVNIYIKEKLSAVAVLKCMGASRKQSFLIYLIQIAGIGILGGLIGTAIGVGLQYAFPFILSEFLPFELEISITAQPLIMGVSLGLFMSVLFALLPLMRTWFVSPLEVLRVTDKSSQQSNTARIAVAGLIVLSLYLFSFWLLKDWLFALAFVGGVLVTFAILAGIAIGAMRLVKTYFPKGAGFTTRQSLLNLFRPNNQTLVLLVAIGLGTFLVSTLYFTKDILLGKTDIGQTSQRANIIALDVQPDQLDDVVATFDQNELPVLDNIPLVTMRMHKIKDKLVSELRVDTTRQIRGWILNHEFRTTYRDSLIPSEEIIAGQWMPQQNPGERINISISDNLAADAAITVGDPVTLNVQGVLMETVVGSIRKVDWANLQINFSIVFPSGVLEDAPQFNVLTSYAPTEEESAGLQRELVRKFPNISIIDLRQVFTVVEDILDKVSWVINFMAFFSILTGIIVLIGSVRTSKYQRIKESVLLRTLGAKNKQILKITALEYLFLGILGSLVGILLALVSSLLLALLVFKEPFIPSAVPFIVFLPVISILVLAIGLSNIRSVLSSSPLEVLRKAA, from the coding sequence ATGGCATGGCGTGATGCTAAAGCTAGTAAAGCAAGGCTTTTCTTGTTCATGGCGTCCATTATTCTGGGTATCGCAGCGGTGGTTTCCATCCAGCTGTTCTCGCAAAACCTAACGGATAACATCCAGCGCCAATCCAAATCCCTCATGGGAGCAGATTTCATTATCGATAGCGATGATATTCCCAACGAGCGAGCGCAAACGATTATCGACTCGTTACAACCAGACGCTAAGGAAGTCACTTTCGTTTCCATGATTGCCTTCCCAAAAAACGGCGGCACAAAATTAGTCGACGTTCGCGGTATTGAAGGAAAGTTTCCCTTCTACGGTACGATAGAAACGATCCCGTCAACTGCAGGCGATGTTTACCAAACCAGCGGCGGAGCGTTAGTAGATGCCACACTCATGCTGCAGTATAATATCAAGCCAGGCGATTCCATCAAGATTGGAGAATTGACCTTGCCTATTGCAGGTTCATTAAAATCAATTCCAGGAAGTGAAGGAATTTCTACATCTGTGGCGCCACCAGTGGTGATTCCGTTCGAATATATTGAAGCGACAGAATTGCTACAATTTGGTAGCCGTAAGGAATATCAATTCTTTTTCAATCAGCCGGATGCTGATTTGAATACATTGGAAAATATCATCGAGCCTAAACTCGACATAGAAGATGCAGATCTTGACACACATACCAGTACCAGTAGAAGGTTGGGCAGGCGTTATGAGAATGTCGGTTCCTATCTCAATCTGGCAGCCTTTATCGCGCTGTTATTGGGATGTGTTGGTATTGCGAGTTCAGTCAATATTTATATTAAAGAAAAATTGAGCGCTGTTGCAGTATTAAAATGCATGGGCGCATCTAGAAAGCAGAGTTTCTTAATATATCTCATTCAGATTGCTGGAATAGGGATTTTGGGTGGTTTGATAGGTACGGCGATAGGAGTTGGATTACAATACGCTTTCCCGTTTATCTTGAGTGAATTTCTGCCTTTTGAACTCGAGATTAGCATAACCGCGCAACCCTTGATTATGGGTGTTTCGTTGGGACTTTTTATGTCGGTATTGTTTGCCTTGTTACCATTAATGCGCACTTGGTTTGTATCGCCGTTGGAAGTATTGCGAGTAACCGATAAATCCTCACAGCAATCCAATACGGCGCGCATCGCAGTAGCAGGATTAATTGTCCTGTCGCTATATTTATTCTCGTTTTGGTTATTGAAAGACTGGTTATTTGCACTAGCCTTTGTCGGCGGTGTGTTGGTGACGTTTGCGATTTTGGCGGGAATCGCAATAGGAGCCATGCGATTGGTAAAAACCTATTTCCCCAAAGGCGCTGGATTTACCACCAGACAAAGTCTGCTTAATCTGTTCCGTCCCAACAACCAAACCCTGGTTTTATTAGTTGCCATAGGTTTAGGAACATTCTTGGTCAGCACGTTGTATTTTACTAAAGACATTCTTCTAGGTAAAACCGACATAGGGCAAACCTCTCAAAGAGCAAACATTATTGCGCTTGACGTACAACCAGATCAACTGGATGATGTGGTAGCCACGTTTGATCAGAACGAGTTGCCAGTGCTGGATAACATACCACTAGTGACGATGCGCATGCATAAGATTAAGGATAAATTAGTCAGTGAGTTGCGTGTGGACACGACAAGACAAATACGTGGTTGGATTCTCAACCATGAGTTTAGAACGACCTATCGTGACAGCTTGATACCGTCAGAAGAAATTATTGCTGGACAATGGATGCCGCAACAAAATCCTGGTGAGCGTATCAACATTTCGATATCTGACAATTTAGCGGCAGATGCTGCGATTACCGTAGGTGATCCAGTCACACTCAACGTACAAGGCGTGCTGATGGAAACTGTTGTGGGAAGTATAAGAAAAGTGGATTGGGCTAATCTCCAGATCAATTTCTCAATTGTTTTCCCAAGCGGTGTGTTGGAAGATGCACCACAATTCAATGTGTTGACCAGCTATGCACCAACTGAAGAGGAATCTGCAGGATTGCAACGGGAACTGGTCAGGAAATTCCCTAATATTTCAATCATTGATCTTAGACAAGTATTTACGGTGGTAGAGGACATTCTGGACAAAGTATCGTGGGTCATCAACTTCATGGCATTCTTCAGCATCCTGACGGGAATCATCGTTTTAATAGGATCTGTGCGCACCAGTAAATACCAGCGCATCAAGGAAAGTGTGTTGCTGCGCACCTTAGGCGCAAAAAACAAGCAAATTCTCAAAATCACGGCACTGGAATACCTGTTTCTGGGAATTTTAGGAAGTCTGGTAGGAATTCTATTGGCATTAGTCAGCAGTTTACTGCTCGCATTGTTGGTATTCAAAGAACCGTTTATTCCGTCTGCGGTACCATTTATAGTGTTTCTGCCAGTGATATCAATTTTGGTATTGGCTATAGGATTAAGCAACATACGCAGCGTATTGAGCAGTTCGCCGTTGGAAGTATTGCGCAAGGCCGCTTAA
- a CDS encoding thiamine phosphate synthase: MIPKLHYVSNAKTPQEHLENIQKACSAGIELVQLDMRHIKKAALATLAADVLEITSHFQTRLIINSHYQLAKTIKADGVFLDKTDAAPTLVRKQLFPWQTIGAGAHTLQDCEQLIANEVDYIVLGPFKTSDTSLNKALGLNGYTAIAEALQTETPLIGSGSITTNDVKNIISTGISGLALSQELTADFNLIKTYHQLLNASSTQEMRHSF, encoded by the coding sequence ATGATCCCCAAACTTCATTACGTATCAAACGCCAAAACCCCTCAAGAGCATCTGGAAAATATCCAAAAAGCCTGTAGTGCTGGGATTGAACTGGTACAGTTAGACATGCGTCATATCAAAAAAGCAGCTCTGGCAACCTTGGCCGCAGATGTGCTGGAGATCACCTCACATTTTCAAACGAGGCTTATTATCAATAGCCATTATCAACTTGCCAAAACCATCAAAGCAGATGGCGTCTTTCTAGATAAAACAGATGCTGCTCCTACTCTAGTGAGAAAACAATTATTCCCATGGCAGACTATTGGAGCTGGCGCACACACGCTGCAAGATTGCGAGCAACTGATTGCAAACGAAGTGGATTACATTGTTTTAGGCCCTTTTAAAACTTCTGATACTTCACTAAATAAAGCTTTGGGACTTAATGGCTATACCGCTATTGCGGAAGCGTTACAAACCGAAACACCTTTGATAGGTTCTGGCAGCATTACTACCAACGATGTAAAAAACATTATCTCAACTGGTATTTCTGGACTTGCCCTTTCACAAGAACTCACTGCCGATTTCAATTTGATCAAGACCTACCACCAATTGTTGAATGCCTCTTCTACTCAGGAGATGAGACATAGTTTTTAG
- a CDS encoding class I SAM-dependent methyltransferase → MKLEKSRKVESYIAFAKARTFTILALFFIFMAPLQSCNSQKKEAESVENNEVYTYKSGDYNGIGKWYLGREIAHVMGFQGMEWLNRPEREQEENVSTLLENMEIESDDVIADIGAGSGYHVFKMAPKASKGKVYAVDIQEEMLAEMKRQKELRKTTNVELIKGSEQSVNLPEDTIDKVLMVDVYHEFNYPLEMMLSIKKSLKPDGKVYLIEYRGEDPAIPIKTIHKMTEAQSVKEMEAAGFSLVENIDNLPWQHCMVFSLK, encoded by the coding sequence ATGAAGTTAGAAAAGAGTAGAAAAGTTGAAAGTTATATCGCTTTCGCGAAAGCGAGAACGTTTACAATCCTTGCTTTATTCTTCATTTTCATGGCGCCGCTACAAAGCTGCAACAGCCAGAAAAAAGAAGCAGAAAGTGTTGAAAACAACGAAGTGTACACCTATAAATCAGGTGATTACAATGGAATAGGGAAGTGGTACCTAGGACGCGAGATCGCCCACGTCATGGGATTTCAAGGCATGGAATGGTTGAACCGACCTGAACGTGAGCAGGAAGAAAACGTGAGTACTTTGTTGGAAAACATGGAAATCGAGAGCGACGACGTGATTGCCGACATAGGCGCAGGATCTGGCTACCACGTGTTCAAAATGGCGCCTAAAGCCAGTAAGGGAAAAGTCTATGCGGTGGACATTCAAGAAGAAATGCTGGCAGAAATGAAAAGACAAAAAGAGCTAAGAAAAACCACAAATGTGGAACTGATAAAAGGCAGCGAGCAAAGCGTGAACTTGCCAGAAGACACCATTGATAAAGTCTTGATGGTTGATGTGTATCACGAGTTTAATTATCCATTAGAGATGATGTTGTCGATCAAGAAGTCTTTAAAACCCGATGGAAAAGTCTATTTGATTGAATACCGTGGCGAGGATCCTGCCATTCCCATCAAAACCATTCACAAAATGACCGAAGCTCAATCTGTTAAGGAAATGGAAGCTGCTGGGTTCAGTCTCGTTGAAAACATCGACAACTTGCCCTGGCAACATTGTATGGTGTTTAGTTTAAAATAA
- a CDS encoding SIR2 family protein, giving the protein MTNTTIPKALLDQIKEGKCVLFLGAGASFDAKHPDGENPPSGQQLSDLIALKFLGKEYLGSDLQYVSELAISETDLGTVQKFIADIFKKFTPGKHHLRLPLYNWHSIFTTNYDLIIESAYDKVPSRQQVLATFIKNGEKVQDKMSITNSVMYSKLHGSITDLNDIELPLILTADQYIDHRKNRDRLFDRLKEASYEYPILFVGFSFADHDIRYTLKELNNLGMARPRSYMIGPHITDAEARFWDSKKISSIKCSFAEFIKNLDDNITENERLLSTLVKEDFGHPITRKFQSDAQEPSDRLIEFLERDSEYVHKNLAAKDTDPKVFYKGYFENWDPIIKNFDVERKLTDSILLEIFLVEEEDRFTNEEFFLLKGNAGSGKTILMHRLAWEAAIAYDKLCIFYKSDISLEYNRISELYQLSKERIFLFVDGIADRVDEIEYILKKSKKDEIKLTLICSERTNVWNVEGDRLYPFVVREYELEYLNDSEIDGLLKLLQKHKSLGYLSGKPIDEQREALSHRSGRELLVALYEATAGKPFADIVMNEYKSIPSEEAKLLYLSICVFHRIGAYARAGIISRLHEISFSYFKEKLFDPLESVVYNHRNYVINDYVFTTRHQHIAELVFEQVLVDQESRYETYLKIISKLDVDYESDRQVFIALTNAKKLMDSFKDPEKIRDIYSVAYNNVGEQAPLLQQESIFEMNAHSGNLDKAESLLKKAHEIEPKNGFIAHSKAEFLLRKAEKSSQKLIIKNNLAMAREICKEIISNRRNKNISHGYHTLLKINIYELKKLLEEEDDNSLLIDDKIKEFEKILTKSTSLYPNESFLFDAEASFNNLVENIPKALASLTTAFEKNKRSPYLAKRLAKYHIDNENDLNSAIVVIKESLDLNVNNKDLNFQYAKLIMKLDPENYVEHKHYLRKSFTKHDKMYVAQFWYARTLYLLKDSENSEYFDFLRLAPIDNRIKKQISGIVTEGLEDVIFEGTIIKLENYFGFIKQDFNGERIYFARDKKHLHLRFNMRVKFKKGFTYNGPVALLEIENETDT; this is encoded by the coding sequence ATGACGAATACTACCATACCAAAAGCTTTATTAGACCAAATTAAGGAAGGAAAATGTGTACTCTTTTTAGGAGCTGGAGCTTCCTTCGATGCAAAGCATCCTGATGGAGAAAATCCACCTAGTGGTCAACAATTATCTGATTTAATCGCGTTAAAATTTTTAGGAAAAGAATATTTAGGGAGTGATTTACAATATGTTTCAGAGTTAGCTATAAGCGAAACAGATCTAGGAACAGTTCAAAAATTTATTGCAGACATTTTCAAAAAATTCACTCCTGGAAAGCATCATTTAAGATTACCTCTTTATAATTGGCATTCAATTTTCACGACTAATTATGACCTAATTATTGAAAGTGCCTATGATAAAGTGCCTTCACGGCAACAAGTGTTGGCTACATTTATTAAGAACGGAGAAAAAGTTCAAGATAAAATGAGCATCACCAATTCAGTAATGTATAGTAAACTTCACGGTTCGATTACTGACCTAAACGATATTGAATTACCTTTAATTCTGACTGCGGATCAGTACATTGACCATAGAAAAAATAGGGATAGACTATTCGATAGATTAAAGGAGGCATCCTACGAATATCCAATTTTGTTTGTCGGATTCAGTTTTGCAGATCATGATATCAGATACACTTTAAAAGAATTGAACAATCTCGGTATGGCAAGACCGAGATCATATATGATCGGTCCCCATATAACCGATGCGGAGGCAAGATTTTGGGATTCAAAAAAAATCTCATCGATCAAATGCTCTTTTGCAGAATTTATCAAGAATCTAGATGATAATATCACTGAAAATGAACGCCTATTAAGCACATTAGTAAAGGAAGATTTTGGTCATCCAATCACGAGAAAATTTCAATCTGATGCTCAAGAACCGTCCGACCGACTTATTGAGTTTTTAGAACGTGACTCTGAGTATGTGCATAAAAACTTAGCAGCAAAAGATACTGATCCAAAAGTTTTTTACAAGGGATACTTTGAAAACTGGGATCCGATCATCAAAAATTTTGATGTCGAAAGAAAACTCACCGATTCAATATTATTAGAAATATTCTTAGTGGAGGAAGAAGATAGATTTACTAATGAAGAATTTTTCTTACTTAAAGGTAATGCAGGATCTGGCAAGACTATATTGATGCATAGATTGGCTTGGGAAGCGGCAATTGCTTATGACAAGCTTTGTATTTTTTATAAGTCAGATATCTCTCTTGAGTATAATCGAATTTCTGAATTATATCAACTATCAAAAGAACGAATTTTTCTTTTTGTAGATGGCATCGCTGATAGAGTAGATGAGATTGAATATATCTTGAAAAAATCTAAAAAAGACGAAATAAAGCTAACTCTGATTTGTTCTGAAAGGACTAATGTTTGGAATGTTGAAGGAGATCGTTTATACCCGTTCGTTGTTAGGGAATATGAACTAGAATACCTAAATGACTCTGAGATCGATGGTCTCTTAAAACTTTTACAAAAACATAAATCATTAGGGTATTTATCAGGCAAACCGATTGATGAACAAAGAGAGGCTTTATCGCATAGATCCGGTCGTGAGTTATTAGTAGCACTTTACGAAGCTACTGCCGGAAAGCCTTTTGCTGACATCGTAATGAATGAATATAAGTCAATACCAAGTGAAGAAGCAAAACTATTGTACTTGTCTATATGTGTTTTTCATAGAATTGGTGCTTATGCTAGAGCAGGAATAATATCACGCTTACATGAAATTAGTTTTTCTTATTTTAAAGAAAAATTATTTGATCCGCTGGAATCTGTTGTCTATAATCACCGAAATTATGTCATAAACGACTATGTATTCACCACAAGACATCAGCACATCGCTGAATTAGTTTTTGAACAAGTTCTTGTTGATCAAGAATCACGATATGAAACTTATCTAAAAATAATATCTAAGCTTGATGTAGATTATGAAAGTGATCGTCAGGTTTTCATAGCTCTAACCAATGCAAAAAAACTAATGGACTCCTTTAAGGATCCTGAAAAAATTAGAGATATCTATTCTGTAGCATACAACAATGTGGGAGAGCAAGCACCATTGCTACAACAAGAATCCATTTTTGAAATGAATGCGCATTCAGGTAATCTAGATAAGGCAGAATCCTTACTGAAAAAAGCCCATGAAATTGAGCCTAAAAACGGATTTATTGCCCATTCAAAAGCAGAATTTCTATTAAGAAAAGCAGAAAAATCTTCTCAAAAACTAATCATTAAAAATAATCTTGCAATGGCTCGTGAGATATGTAAAGAAATTATAAGTAATAGAAGAAATAAAAATATATCACATGGATATCACACATTACTAAAAATCAATATTTACGAACTTAAAAAGCTATTAGAAGAAGAGGATGACAACTCATTGTTAATAGATGACAAAATAAAGGAGTTCGAAAAAATCTTAACTAAATCCACTTCTTTATATCCAAATGAAAGTTTCTTATTTGATGCGGAAGCAAGTTTCAATAATTTAGTTGAAAATATACCAAAGGCATTAGCATCTCTGACCACCGCATTTGAAAAGAATAAAAGAAGTCCTTATTTAGCCAAACGTTTAGCTAAGTATCACATCGATAATGAAAATGATTTAAACTCTGCAATTGTGGTTATTAAAGAGTCGTTAGATCTTAATGTGAACAATAAAGATTTAAATTTTCAATATGCCAAACTAATAATGAAGTTAGATCCTGAAAATTATGTGGAACATAAACACTATTTGCGTAAATCATTTACTAAACATGATAAAATGTATGTTGCTCAGTTCTGGTATGCTAGAACTTTATATTTATTGAAGGATAGTGAAAATTCAGAATACTTTGATTTTTTGAGATTAGCACCGATTGATAATAGAATTAAAAAGCAAATAAGCGGTATTGTCACCGAAGGATTAGAAGATGTAATATTTGAGGGGACTATAATTAAACTAGAGAATTATTTTGGTTTTATAAAGCAGGATTTTAACGGCGAAAGAATATATTTTGCTAGAGATAAAAAACATTTACACTTACGTTTTAATATGCGTGTAAAATTTAAAAAAGGATTTACTTATAATGGACCTGTTGCTTTGCTAGAAATAGAGAATGAAACTGATACTTGA
- a CDS encoding DUF4494 domain-containing protein yields MSAIWYECKVKYKKFDEATASHKMKTEPFLVDAISYTEAESRITEEMAAYLSDSEEIKITNIKIANYAEIHPFENSDRWFKSKISLIAVDEESGKKRKTNIYFLVQANDVKEAYENTVSAMADTMGEYSIPSIAESPIMDVFPYFTGEEEDVERLKNFTALRDSKRVSNETDEVLEMEDSLAAVD; encoded by the coding sequence ATGAGCGCAATCTGGTACGAGTGTAAAGTAAAATATAAAAAATTTGATGAGGCCACGGCGAGTCATAAAATGAAAACAGAGCCTTTTCTGGTAGATGCGATATCTTATACAGAAGCCGAAAGCAGAATTACAGAGGAAATGGCGGCTTATTTAAGCGATAGCGAAGAGATCAAAATTACTAACATCAAAATCGCTAATTATGCCGAGATCCATCCTTTTGAAAACTCAGACCGCTGGTTTAAATCAAAGATTTCGCTTATCGCTGTGGATGAGGAAAGTGGCAAGAAACGCAAGACCAATATCTATTTTCTGGTACAAGCAAACGATGTGAAAGAAGCTTATGAAAATACAGTAAGTGCTATGGCAGACACGATGGGTGAATATTCCATCCCATCTATTGCAGAGTCACCCATAATGGATGTTTTCCCATACTTTACTGGTGAAGAAGAAGATGTAGAACGTTTAAAAAACTTTACAGCCCTTAGGGATTCTAAACGAGTTTCTAATGAAACCGATGAAGTTCTAGAAATGGAAGATTCTCTTGCGGCGGTAGATTGA
- a CDS encoding arylesterase: METLLNRAIYSRRNLLNFCYFLFALSLFSCKNDTPTEATNKVQTTIEETEETSNSGDKTILFFGDSITAGYGLDDTNDAFPGVIQTKIDSLELDYQVVNSGVSGETTAGGRSRIEWILNQEIDVFVLELGANDGLRGVALSETRNNLQAIIDAVQEKDADIKIILAGMQLPPNMGQDYTSEFKSIFTDLADENDIELIPFILEDVGGIPSLNQNDGIHPTVEGHKIVAQNVWDVLEGVITNP; this comes from the coding sequence ATGGAAACCCTTTTAAACAGAGCAATTTATAGCCGACGCAACCTATTAAACTTTTGTTATTTTCTATTTGCTTTGTCGCTCTTCTCTTGTAAGAATGACACTCCTACTGAAGCAACAAATAAAGTTCAAACCACAATAGAGGAAACTGAAGAAACCTCCAATTCTGGTGATAAAACGATTCTGTTTTTTGGCGATAGTATTACCGCTGGATATGGTCTAGATGATACCAACGATGCTTTTCCTGGTGTGATTCAAACTAAAATTGATTCGCTGGAATTGGATTATCAAGTAGTGAATTCTGGCGTTAGTGGTGAAACTACCGCTGGTGGGCGTAGTCGTATTGAATGGATTTTAAATCAAGAAATCGATGTTTTTGTTTTGGAGTTGGGTGCTAATGATGGATTGCGAGGCGTTGCACTCTCTGAAACCAGAAACAATTTACAAGCGATCATCGATGCCGTTCAAGAAAAGGATGCCGATATTAAAATCATACTTGCAGGAATGCAATTACCACCTAATATGGGACAAGATTACACGAGCGAATTCAAATCCATTTTCACAGATCTAGCTGATGAAAACGATATTGAACTCATTCCGTTCATTTTAGAAGATGTTGGTGGTATTCCATCACTCAATCAGAATGATGGCATACATCCAACGGTAGAAGGTCACAAAATCGTGGCGCAAAATGTTTGGGACGTTTTGGAAGGCGTGATTACCAATCCATAG
- a CDS encoding LLM class flavin-dependent oxidoreductase translates to MKEKETSYSILDLALVSQDQSTQQTYHNTLAIAQNAEENGYKRYWLAEHHNAPNIGSSATSILMGYLAENTKTIRIGSGGIMLPNHSPLIIAEQFGTLGALYPNRIDLGLGRAPGTDRETAQAIRSDFMQAAQSFPSELDKLERYFTKENAASRVRATVAEGVDVPLYILGSSTDSAHLAAAKGLPYAFASHFATTHLFDALRIYREEFQPSNVLDQPYVMAGVNIIIADTDEEAQALSTSLIKMILGIFTGKRDFVQRPVAMNEEMEQVLQHPQIHQMLKYSFIGSKETVKKQVREFLDKTQADELIAVCNIYDVKDKIKSYSLFAEIMKELAVEKDTVSVG, encoded by the coding sequence ATGAAAGAGAAAGAAACAAGTTATTCCATACTTGATCTTGCTTTGGTATCGCAGGATCAATCAACTCAACAGACCTACCACAATACATTAGCGATTGCCCAAAATGCAGAGGAGAATGGCTACAAGCGTTACTGGCTAGCAGAACATCATAATGCACCCAACATTGGAAGTAGCGCCACATCCATTTTGATGGGTTACCTCGCCGAAAACACAAAAACGATAAGAATAGGTTCAGGCGGTATTATGCTGCCCAATCATTCACCACTAATTATAGCAGAGCAGTTCGGGACATTGGGAGCTTTGTATCCCAATAGAATTGACTTAGGTCTAGGACGCGCGCCAGGAACTGATCGTGAAACCGCGCAAGCCATTCGTTCTGATTTTATGCAGGCGGCACAATCATTCCCATCAGAACTAGATAAACTAGAGCGATATTTCACTAAAGAAAATGCAGCCTCTAGAGTTCGTGCAACGGTAGCAGAAGGTGTTGATGTACCACTTTACATTTTAGGATCCAGTACGGACAGCGCCCATCTGGCTGCAGCAAAAGGGTTGCCTTATGCTTTTGCAAGTCATTTTGCAACCACGCACTTGTTTGATGCCCTTAGAATCTATCGAGAAGAGTTCCAGCCTTCAAATGTTTTGGATCAACCTTATGTAATGGCAGGAGTGAACATTATCATCGCAGATACAGATGAGGAAGCCCAAGCATTGTCTACTTCTTTAATCAAGATGATTTTAGGAATCTTCACTGGTAAAAGAGATTTTGTACAACGACCAGTTGCCATGAACGAAGAAATGGAACAAGTTCTACAACATCCTCAAATTCATCAAATGCTAAAGTATTCCTTCATAGGCAGTAAGGAAACGGTGAAGAAGCAAGTAAGAGAATTCTTGGATAAAACCCAAGCAGATGAATTAATTGCTGTTTGTAATATCTATGATGTAAAGGACAAGATTAAATCTTATAGTCTATTTGCTGAGATCATGAAAGAGTTGGCTGTAGAGAAAGATACAGTTAGTGTGGGATAA